The following proteins are encoded in a genomic region of Fervidobacterium pennivorans DSM 9078:
- a CDS encoding M42 family metallopeptidase: MANKQVELKTNELLLRLTSIPGPSGYEDEVLKEIEQIVKPFVDECFKTPMGSLVCVKKGNGPKIGFFAHADQIAFVVTKIYDDGFLRLSGVGGWDPKTVISQKVWVHTKNGKLRGVVGFMPPHLQTTEESKKVPDYDHIFVDVSMNQNWKDISIGDLVTLDTEGFEKNGTIFAPALDNRASCVAIIKAAELLSKIKTEAEVYYVFSTQEEIGGPGARSGAYISEIEYGIVIDVTHGDEDVPGYPKIKIGEGPAVAVGPVTNRKFVEHINKVAGRYNIKTQIEPIAGRSGTDTDEVQLTRIGVKTALISIPLKYMHNPYEKIAVKDVEDTAKLLAFSAAHLPEIEYEESQNADSVKEGE, encoded by the coding sequence TTGGCTAATAAACAAGTAGAACTGAAAACAAATGAACTACTTTTGAGATTAACATCAATCCCTGGACCTTCTGGATACGAAGACGAGGTATTAAAAGAAATTGAGCAGATAGTGAAACCTTTTGTTGATGAATGTTTCAAAACACCGATGGGGAGTTTGGTCTGTGTGAAAAAAGGGAACGGACCAAAGATTGGCTTTTTTGCGCATGCTGATCAAATAGCGTTTGTGGTTACTAAGATATACGATGATGGTTTTCTGAGACTTTCAGGAGTTGGTGGATGGGATCCCAAAACAGTAATTAGCCAAAAGGTATGGGTACATACTAAGAACGGGAAACTGAGAGGTGTAGTTGGATTTATGCCACCACACCTTCAGACAACTGAGGAATCGAAAAAAGTGCCGGATTACGATCACATCTTTGTAGATGTGTCTATGAATCAAAATTGGAAAGATATATCAATAGGGGATTTAGTTACGCTTGATACAGAAGGTTTTGAAAAGAATGGAACAATCTTTGCGCCAGCGCTCGATAACAGGGCAAGTTGTGTTGCGATAATAAAGGCTGCTGAATTACTTAGCAAAATCAAGACCGAAGCAGAGGTCTATTATGTATTCTCAACACAAGAAGAAATCGGTGGACCGGGTGCGAGAAGCGGGGCATATATATCGGAAATCGAATATGGGATAGTTATCGACGTGACACACGGAGACGAGGATGTTCCAGGTTATCCAAAAATCAAAATAGGTGAAGGGCCAGCTGTTGCGGTTGGGCCGGTGACAAATAGAAAATTTGTAGAACATATAAACAAGGTGGCTGGAAGATACAACATAAAGACCCAAATAGAACCTATCGCAGGAAGGTCAGGAACTGATACCGACGAGGTTCAGCTTACAAGAATTGGTGTTAAAACAGCACTAATATCTATACCATTAAAATACATGCATAACCCGTATGAAAAAATTGCCGTTAAAGACGTTGAGGACACGGCAAAACTGCTTGCGTTTTCCGCAGCACACTTGCCAGAAATCGAATATGAAGAGTCGCAAAACGCAGACTCAGTTAAGGAGGGAGAATGA
- the minC gene encoding septum site-determining protein MinC has protein sequence MVDFKMTKDGLVLYIKDYTDIVDVLQKIEDKVKAMGNFFAKGDKIMLLVEEHEKHISDIPKIVARVQELGLTISHVLMGSEGKNDVIIRKKVDMVNQGDTRSGTKLVKKNLRSGQSIIHSGDVILVGNLHAGAEIVAGGSVVIFGRCQGTVRAGINEGRESVIIALSFEAPFVQISDLKGTFTEKFNYPVILHVKAGRIEVGKYDSKIGGIEVG, from the coding sequence ATGGTCGATTTCAAGATGACAAAGGACGGATTGGTGTTATATATAAAAGATTACACAGATATTGTTGATGTCCTTCAGAAGATAGAGGACAAAGTCAAGGCTATGGGGAATTTCTTTGCCAAAGGCGACAAAATCATGTTACTGGTGGAAGAGCACGAAAAACACATCTCTGATATCCCAAAAATAGTGGCAAGAGTTCAGGAGCTTGGACTCACTATCTCTCATGTTCTGATGGGCTCCGAAGGGAAAAATGATGTGATAATTAGAAAGAAAGTTGATATGGTCAATCAAGGTGATACACGTTCAGGTACTAAATTAGTGAAGAAGAATTTAAGAAGTGGGCAGAGTATAATTCATTCCGGTGATGTTATCTTGGTAGGCAATTTACACGCGGGAGCCGAAATCGTTGCTGGTGGCAGTGTCGTCATCTTTGGGCGGTGTCAAGGCACGGTGAGGGCGGGGATAAACGAAGGCAGGGAGTCTGTTATCATTGCTCTGAGCTTCGAGGCGCCTTTTGTCCAAATATCGGATTTGAAAGGGACATTTACTGAAAAATTCAACTATCCAGTTATTCTCCATGTAAAAGCAGGACGAATAGAGGTCGGAAAATACGATAGTAAGATAGGAGGGATAGAAGTTGGCTAA
- a CDS encoding HD domain-containing protein: MVSLGKGTFLFSLTNLFTIQRWNNRPALLRFTEADNSFNTLFLSFVFITIQNMDNTRKSQALENSLRWRLSRELPKIVLSDVSLQLKERIERFAPQVWNEVRKKALDDLKNFADEETVKLLVTETQECNPLDKLADLYVSYLEAQENGKLYDYRQPLKELKEKIDNISQTIPQTELEKYWEIAQYVWTPLLNLTSMVRWNRTHRNVRTSVSGHSFIVVTIAYLIAKLLKFEHVEEIIIKSILHDLPEAFTGDVITPTKKKVAGLDELVANVEKEMTIEWISGCEALTPIREYVDCAVEPFSGEAGRIVRTADYLAALLECAVEINSGNKIDTFRENFFNFKRLVKEISPIDVSEWIDEIETIIF, encoded by the coding sequence GTGGTCTCTTTGGGGAAGGGAACATTTTTATTTTCTTTAACCAATCTTTTCACCATCCAACGTTGGAACAATCGGCCAGCCTTGTTGAGATTCACTGAGGCGGATAATTCTTTTAATACGCTTTTTCTTTCGTTTGTTTTTATCACAATTCAAAACATGGACAACACCAGAAAAAGCCAAGCGCTTGAAAACAGTTTGCGTTGGCGACTATCTCGTGAGCTACCAAAAATCGTGCTTTCCGATGTCTCTTTGCAGTTGAAAGAACGTATAGAACGGTTTGCTCCACAAGTGTGGAATGAAGTTAGGAAAAAAGCACTCGACGATTTAAAAAACTTTGCAGATGAAGAAACTGTAAAGCTTCTTGTCACTGAAACACAAGAGTGTAACCCCTTGGATAAACTTGCCGACCTTTACGTTAGCTATCTTGAGGCGCAAGAAAATGGCAAACTATACGATTACAGGCAACCGTTGAAAGAGCTTAAGGAGAAGATAGACAACATATCTCAAACAATTCCGCAAACAGAACTGGAAAAATACTGGGAAATCGCTCAATATGTTTGGACACCTCTGCTGAACCTCACATCGATGGTTCGCTGGAACCGAACGCACAGGAATGTGCGAACAAGTGTCAGCGGACATTCTTTTATTGTTGTCACAATAGCTTACCTGATTGCCAAGCTTTTAAAGTTTGAGCATGTTGAAGAAATAATCATCAAAAGCATACTCCACGACCTTCCTGAGGCGTTCACAGGTGATGTCATAACCCCCACGAAAAAAAAGGTGGCAGGTCTTGACGAACTTGTGGCAAATGTTGAAAAAGAAATGACTATCGAATGGATTAGTGGTTGCGAAGCTTTGACACCAATTAGAGAATACGTCGATTGTGCTGTCGAACCATTCTCAGGTGAGGCAGGTAGGATTGTTCGTACAGCTGATTATCTGGCTGCGTTGTTGGAATGTGCAGTTGAAATCAACTCAGGTAACAAGATAGATACTTTCAGGGAAAATTTCTTTAATTTCAAGCGTTTGGTAAAAGAGATTTCTCCGATAGATGTTTCTGAATGGATTGACGAGATAGAAACGATAATATTCTAA
- a CDS encoding GGDEF domain-containing protein: protein MEKLDTFFAQEMPTLPINLIVNLVNFLSFLSELDEWEFVDKLAKAIYMHTSASGVRVMTPNFVKILGTKTGTLYNFSSKHVRINVYFSDTNDKDVPVLNLISNIAETHYKNILKYQEMAEMALYDSLTGAYSKAAGLKLLESAVESVKRTGRDAFIIFIDIDNLKKINDEYGHLIGDEVLKSFAQACIKNMRKTDILIRFGGDEFILFVDSGNPEILLERIKNLSDISFSYGIVPIENDQGLFEILKFADERMYKEKKKKKDLHMLVNNTLMPIQTNS from the coding sequence GTGGAAAAACTTGACACATTTTTTGCTCAAGAAATGCCAACATTGCCTATAAATTTAATCGTCAATCTTGTGAATTTTTTGAGTTTTTTGAGTGAATTAGACGAGTGGGAGTTTGTGGACAAACTTGCAAAAGCTATTTACATGCACACAAGTGCCAGCGGTGTGAGGGTTATGACCCCTAACTTTGTTAAAATATTAGGCACCAAAACAGGAACTTTGTATAACTTCTCTTCCAAGCATGTGAGAATAAACGTTTATTTTTCGGACACTAACGATAAAGACGTTCCAGTGTTAAACTTAATTTCGAACATTGCCGAAACGCACTACAAAAATATTCTAAAATACCAAGAAATGGCCGAAATGGCACTTTACGATTCACTTACCGGAGCATATTCAAAAGCAGCTGGTTTAAAGTTGTTGGAAAGTGCTGTAGAAAGTGTTAAGCGAACCGGTAGGGATGCGTTTATTATTTTTATAGATATTGACAATCTGAAGAAAATCAACGATGAATATGGGCATTTAATAGGCGATGAAGTGCTTAAATCATTCGCTCAAGCGTGCATAAAAAACATGAGAAAAACAGACATACTTATTAGGTTCGGTGGAGACGAATTTATTCTATTCGTTGATTCCGGAAATCCAGAAATACTTCTTGAAAGGATTAAAAACTTGTCTGATATCAGCTTTTCTTATGGAATAGTTCCCATAGAAAATGACCAAGGGCTATTTGAAATCCTCAAGTTTGCCGATGAACGTATGTACAAAGAAAAGAAGAAAAAGAAAGACCTTCATATGTTGGTGAATAACACTTTGATGCCTATACAGACAAATTCTTAA
- a CDS encoding PulJ/GspJ family protein, whose amino-acid sequence MGFETKFRPAFSLTETIVALLLISIVFMIITTGVSGVLQSLSSIQNQQKAIELQNFIARYIYIQGSVGQTAIDLDAINKGFHKSNENQISYPKVINLSSTTTTFFVKYLFTIERVPGKTEEFVVYQYKSY is encoded by the coding sequence ATGGGTTTTGAGACTAAATTTAGACCTGCTTTTTCTTTAACCGAAACAATCGTAGCACTTTTGCTGATAAGTATTGTTTTTATGATTATCACAACCGGTGTTTCGGGTGTTCTCCAATCTCTCTCATCTATCCAAAATCAACAAAAAGCGATAGAACTCCAAAATTTCATTGCACGATACATCTACATCCAAGGGTCAGTTGGACAAACTGCAATCGATTTGGACGCTATTAACAAAGGTTTTCACAAATCAAACGAAAATCAAATCTCTTATCCGAAGGTTATAAACCTCTCATCGACAACAACAACTTTTTTTGTTAAATACCTTTTTACAATCGAGCGTGTCCCAGGAAAGACTGAAGAATTTGTCGTTTATCAGTACAAATCATATTAA
- a CDS encoding methyl-accepting chemotaxis protein, with protein sequence MSLAENEKKTILKKLILLPFIVVTVIDLPALLFSYYVFAAIGNYPVVNILLGYLINLVVLLPVVLFLIRTNVGKAFEGKGFNIPIYMSVVLFTANIVAATIVGLFASKLAPLPESALMLRLSGALAINMDIIALVLYIYSKMNVAQVVDSKIFHKFMIPTTTKLSVGVMAVSLWIGPALLKYATLAFEIENSVQFKLVLISIALNIVIAVVTIVLARSVLKGLPSLKQAFEKIATGDLTYRVEVNSIDEFWQINSLLNHAVESISRLISESKNASEKTEKSLETFERTFANFENLSISFSAVIEKQQEDISRISASVEEINATIEELSSQSQGLSNLAAQAAELAKMLEERAALGSKELENVRNITSGFVKEYEELRNGIRDLSSATKNIGSIIETVRQIAEQTNLLALNAAIEAARAGEAGRGFAVVADEIRKLAEQTKTSTDTINSTISAVDTYSKALESQIEKLYTEVEQTEHGYKRVSESFEQIAKSISELTNVIDNVAAHSQEQTASAEEMSSASTEIVHSIQAIEESGSRILESMKASVEEIGNIRRQVEQLRDVVDRLVSELNKFKV encoded by the coding sequence ATGAGTTTGGCAGAAAATGAAAAGAAAACTATTCTAAAAAAACTTATTCTTTTGCCTTTTATTGTGGTCACGGTTATCGATTTACCTGCACTCTTGTTCAGCTATTATGTCTTTGCGGCCATTGGGAATTACCCTGTTGTAAATATACTTCTTGGATATCTAATCAATTTAGTTGTGCTCCTCCCGGTCGTACTTTTTTTGATTAGGACTAACGTGGGAAAGGCATTCGAGGGCAAAGGTTTTAACATCCCAATATACATGTCTGTGGTGTTGTTCACTGCCAATATAGTGGCAGCAACTATCGTGGGGCTTTTTGCAAGTAAATTAGCTCCGCTTCCCGAAAGCGCACTTATGCTCAGATTGTCTGGTGCACTTGCAATAAATATGGATATAATTGCACTTGTGTTGTATATTTATTCAAAGATGAATGTTGCTCAAGTAGTCGATAGCAAGATATTTCATAAATTCATGATTCCAACTACCACAAAGTTGAGTGTGGGCGTTATGGCTGTATCACTTTGGATTGGTCCCGCACTGCTAAAATATGCGACGCTCGCTTTTGAGATTGAAAACTCTGTACAATTCAAGCTTGTGTTAATAAGCATTGCGCTGAATATTGTAATCGCAGTAGTTACCATCGTTCTTGCAAGGAGTGTTCTAAAAGGTCTGCCGTCGCTCAAGCAAGCATTTGAAAAGATTGCAACTGGTGATTTGACATACAGGGTTGAGGTTAACTCTATAGACGAATTCTGGCAAATCAATTCGCTCCTTAATCATGCAGTGGAAAGTATTTCAAGGCTTATCTCTGAGTCAAAGAACGCTTCCGAAAAGACGGAAAAATCACTTGAAACATTTGAAAGAACTTTCGCTAACTTCGAAAATCTATCAATCTCTTTTTCTGCAGTAATTGAGAAACAGCAAGAGGATATCTCTCGCATCTCCGCATCTGTCGAAGAGATAAATGCAACTATTGAGGAGCTTTCAAGCCAATCACAAGGTCTAAGCAACCTTGCTGCCCAGGCAGCGGAATTAGCAAAGATGCTTGAAGAAAGAGCAGCACTTGGAAGTAAGGAACTTGAAAATGTCAGGAACATTACCAGTGGTTTTGTGAAAGAATATGAAGAACTAAGAAACGGAATTAGAGACCTGAGTTCTGCGACAAAGAACATAGGCAGTATTATCGAAACCGTGAGGCAAATAGCAGAGCAGACCAATTTACTCGCTCTGAACGCAGCCATTGAGGCGGCAAGGGCAGGTGAAGCAGGAAGAGGTTTTGCAGTTGTTGCCGATGAGATAAGAAAATTAGCAGAACAAACAAAGACTTCGACTGATACAATAAACTCAACAATATCGGCAGTGGATACATATTCCAAAGCTCTGGAAAGTCAGATAGAAAAGCTTTACACGGAAGTTGAGCAGACTGAACATGGTTACAAAAGAGTTTCAGAAAGTTTTGAACAGATAGCCAAGTCTATATCAGAACTAACAAACGTAATAGACAACGTTGCGGCACATTCACAGGAGCAGACAGCAAGTGCGGAAGAGATGAGTTCTGCATCCACAGAGATAGTCCACAGTATACAGGCAATCGAAGAAAGTGGTTCACGTATACTTGAAAGCATGAAGGCGAGCGTTGAAGAAATTGGAAATATCCGAAGACAAGTCGAGCAACTTAGGGACGTTGTTGATAGGTTAGTTTCCGAGCTCAACAAATTCAAGGTGTGA